In Vibrio bathopelagicus, the following are encoded in one genomic region:
- a CDS encoding phospholipase D-like domain-containing protein yields the protein MEKSSITNALASVINDKHIIAAVFTSYTFEPNFFELEVIPELLPTHTPYSTDERVKLFQIREILRESDLSIDVFYDAKVFKKEQSPQMEYLCHGVTAGNRAFHAKNIYLLGEDDDGNQTLLFSSGSNNLTQKGWWENIEVQHWEDVSSGNVKQRFLNRLKSDIAFLESNRHRNINSDAITAIKSFLEDCTYFNRAPTVHYFDLERTKGDFFKFLKQSEVLNQYKNWKLEIISPFFPDDPKSKLHQKFYPLGVKSITMLLPQDEEETAFCQKEFFEHINDSDDIEWGQWTEELQTSLGLNQDVFRKLHAKIFHFYNGMQSWVFIGSVNFSHMATSENVESGFFVRLPKIKSMLEPLQQKAFVKFEPSTIEEGPEGDADSDETLPEFYLTYDWKEKTLIGRTSKCMKYEIQLHGPNGDVVTNPWQVTYNETHCEPSINLEDALKNSSLMEVSGVNERTNKPFTTHRIMIQQTSWTHKPIELPTLTPQQILAIYSGMKPEQRQLVLDNAFINRLVLTKAGGEITGIDDDQVENQFFCEYAEIFQAFKILNQRLKVAFANDASEQVDYYLTGAGIDSLPSLIQCVYDKESENYDGIIAYLLSLSALEILNDDDFVCRSNVEGLINEIERRIRALKHSDDIKLDNNSAKDRQRFFNWFETQFSHPYDTESVQ from the coding sequence ATGGAGAAATCTTCAATCACCAATGCATTGGCCTCGGTAATCAATGACAAACATATAATCGCAGCTGTTTTCACTTCATATACATTTGAGCCCAATTTTTTCGAATTAGAAGTAATTCCCGAACTATTGCCAACACATACACCTTACTCGACTGACGAGCGCGTTAAGCTATTTCAAATTAGAGAAATACTTAGGGAATCAGATTTAAGCATTGATGTATTCTATGATGCAAAAGTGTTCAAGAAAGAGCAGTCACCTCAAATGGAGTACCTGTGCCATGGTGTCACCGCAGGTAACCGTGCATTTCATGCCAAAAATATTTACCTACTGGGTGAGGATGATGATGGAAATCAAACACTTCTGTTTTCTTCTGGTTCAAATAATCTGACCCAAAAAGGTTGGTGGGAAAACATAGAGGTACAGCATTGGGAAGATGTATCGAGTGGTAATGTAAAACAACGTTTTTTGAACCGCTTAAAGTCAGACATCGCCTTCCTAGAGTCAAATCGACATCGTAATATCAACTCTGATGCAATTACGGCTATTAAAAGTTTCTTAGAAGACTGTACTTATTTTAATCGTGCTCCAACGGTTCACTATTTTGATCTGGAAAGAACCAAAGGTGATTTTTTTAAGTTTTTGAAACAAAGTGAAGTACTTAACCAATATAAGAATTGGAAATTAGAAATTATATCGCCATTTTTTCCTGACGATCCTAAAAGTAAGTTACATCAAAAATTTTATCCTCTTGGCGTTAAAAGCATAACCATGCTTTTACCACAAGATGAAGAGGAAACGGCATTTTGCCAGAAAGAATTTTTTGAACACATCAATGACAGTGATGATATTGAGTGGGGGCAATGGACAGAAGAACTGCAGACTTCATTAGGGTTAAATCAAGATGTTTTTCGTAAGCTGCATGCCAAAATTTTTCATTTTTATAACGGAATGCAATCATGGGTATTTATTGGCTCTGTGAACTTCAGCCATATGGCAACCTCTGAAAATGTGGAGTCGGGGTTCTTTGTTAGGTTACCAAAAATCAAATCGATGCTTGAACCTCTTCAACAGAAAGCATTCGTTAAATTTGAGCCATCGACAATCGAAGAAGGACCTGAGGGGGATGCTGATAGTGATGAAACCTTACCTGAGTTCTACTTAACGTATGACTGGAAAGAAAAAACACTGATTGGTCGAACATCAAAGTGCATGAAGTATGAGATCCAACTTCATGGTCCCAATGGTGACGTTGTCACCAATCCGTGGCAAGTTACTTACAATGAAACGCATTGTGAGCCGAGTATAAATCTTGAAGACGCTTTAAAAAACAGTTCTCTGATGGAAGTCAGTGGTGTGAATGAGAGAACGAATAAACCGTTTACAACTCATAGGATTATGATTCAACAAACAAGCTGGACACATAAACCTATTGAACTTCCAACTTTAACACCTCAACAAATACTCGCTATCTATTCAGGTATGAAGCCAGAGCAACGTCAGCTTGTACTAGATAACGCCTTCATCAATAGATTGGTATTAACAAAAGCCGGTGGAGAGATCACGGGCATTGATGACGACCAGGTTGAAAACCAGTTCTTCTGCGAATATGCCGAAATTTTCCAAGCATTTAAAATTTTAAATCAACGTCTAAAAGTTGCCTTTGCAAACGATGCTTCAGAACAAGTTGACTATTACCTAACAGGGGCTGGTATAGATAGCTTACCTTCGCTTATTCAATGTGTGTATGACAAAGAGTCAGAAAATTACGATGGAATTATTGCTTATTTATTATCCCTTTCTGCATTGGAAATTCTGAATGACGATGACTTTGTTTGTCGTTCAAATGTTGAAGGGTTGATCAATGAAATTGAAAGGCGCATCAGAGCACTTAAACATAGTGACGATATCAAACTCGACAATAATTCAGCAAAAGATCGTCAGCGATTTTTTAATTGGTTTGAAACCCAGTTTTCTCATCCCTACGACACTGAATCGGTTCAATAA
- a CDS encoding HEPN domain-containing protein, translating into MYQARNIFDVSIQDAERILEAYEHMKSIPDLGRDPEELKRAALIMSLTAWETYVEDKVSEEVALQTKVLQGSQIGHFISNSLEKELKFFHTPNSKKTKDIFERFLGIDVTGSWSWPGYEDPNRTRAKLNEWIQKRGDAVHRSVVDKQTSHLISKPEAEKCIKFFKNLVEATEHAIIVSS; encoded by the coding sequence ATGTACCAAGCAAGAAATATCTTCGATGTGTCTATTCAAGACGCTGAAAGGATTTTAGAAGCATATGAACACATGAAGAGTATTCCAGATTTGGGACGTGACCCTGAAGAATTAAAGCGTGCTGCGCTGATAATGTCTTTAACCGCATGGGAAACTTATGTGGAAGACAAGGTTAGTGAGGAAGTTGCATTGCAGACAAAGGTACTTCAAGGCTCTCAGATAGGTCACTTCATCAGTAATTCATTGGAAAAAGAACTAAAGTTCTTTCATACGCCGAATAGCAAAAAAACAAAAGATATTTTTGAACGTTTTCTTGGTATTGATGTGACCGGTTCTTGGTCGTGGCCTGGTTATGAAGATCCCAACAGAACTAGAGCTAAACTCAATGAGTGGATACAGAAGCGTGGGGATGCAGTGCATCGTTCTGTTGTAGATAAGCAAACATCTCACTTGATCAGTAAGCCAGAAGCTGAAAAGTGCATTAAGTTCTTTAAAAACCTAGTTGAGGCCACTGAGCATGCCATTATTGTCTCTTCTTGA
- a CDS encoding VWA domain-containing protein: protein MDSQFTCLDNVPEKFLPAVITSTNGELVERCESLVNSRNELLVGGSPTSLNPLAPQSLTDAISKVIEETGLSRYCAKNEEVTDALLSDVLTLIEKLQSKASPLVFDMIKKLEDEALSQIKQTLEKRKNKRNQTKPLFLTNTQRKRIAATASKEVWQQLLGEQDGVGILPDIWQERLAVWSQLEEVFTELGLITGLGFDLSKGVFQSHGWLDIVRLNKLVKKLPKLQNLIRDLGRDEQAEGSVLEEIVIKMSATSRHEKYVTTPLVPMETKGITRSDSISRMLPQEASLLTNPVLKKLWHAKRAEHALISYSVEGTDTLETEEKLEQECVSEKQGNKSNKNRGPMVICLDTSGSMAGLPENIAKASVLECLKVAYKEKRRCYVYLFGSKGEVSELDLTLDASGFNDLLNFLTMSFSGGTDVDEPLNKALQKCDSEEWYKADILLVSDGEFPVSSGLSRKISNRRKNHGLQVHGIQIGNSHYASMNKICEPIHYFSEWTDLRR, encoded by the coding sequence TTGGATAGTCAATTTACATGCCTCGATAACGTGCCGGAGAAGTTTCTTCCCGCTGTAATTACAAGTACTAATGGTGAATTAGTAGAACGGTGCGAGTCCCTAGTTAATTCCAGAAATGAACTTCTTGTGGGTGGGAGTCCGACTAGTTTAAATCCCTTAGCCCCTCAGTCACTGACAGATGCAATCAGTAAAGTGATAGAAGAAACTGGATTAAGTCGATACTGTGCAAAGAATGAAGAGGTCACGGATGCGTTGCTTTCGGACGTTCTTACTCTAATAGAGAAGCTTCAATCGAAGGCCTCGCCTTTGGTATTTGACATGATAAAGAAGTTAGAAGATGAAGCGTTAAGCCAAATTAAACAAACTTTAGAGAAGAGAAAGAACAAGCGCAATCAAACCAAACCTCTTTTTCTCACTAACACACAGCGAAAAAGGATTGCCGCAACCGCCTCAAAGGAAGTCTGGCAGCAATTGCTCGGTGAACAAGATGGTGTTGGAATCTTGCCTGATATATGGCAAGAGAGGCTAGCGGTATGGTCTCAATTAGAAGAGGTATTTACTGAACTTGGACTGATTACAGGTTTAGGTTTTGACTTATCAAAAGGCGTTTTCCAAAGCCATGGCTGGCTCGATATTGTTCGGTTAAACAAGCTTGTTAAAAAGCTTCCCAAGTTGCAAAACCTGATTCGAGACTTAGGGCGTGATGAGCAAGCAGAAGGCTCAGTCCTTGAAGAAATAGTAATCAAAATGAGTGCTACTTCCAGACATGAAAAGTATGTAACGACACCTCTTGTTCCAATGGAGACTAAAGGCATTACTCGCTCTGATTCGATCTCTAGAATGTTGCCTCAAGAAGCCTCACTGTTAACCAACCCTGTACTTAAAAAACTGTGGCACGCCAAGCGAGCAGAGCATGCTTTAATTTCTTACTCAGTGGAAGGAACTGATACCCTGGAGACAGAAGAGAAGCTAGAGCAAGAGTGTGTTAGTGAAAAGCAGGGTAATAAAAGTAATAAGAACCGAGGCCCGATGGTGATTTGCTTGGATACGTCGGGCTCCATGGCTGGGTTGCCCGAAAATATTGCCAAAGCCAGTGTTTTGGAATGTCTAAAGGTCGCATACAAGGAAAAGCGTCGCTGTTACGTTTATTTATTTGGTAGCAAGGGAGAAGTCAGTGAGCTTGACCTAACATTGGATGCTTCAGGCTTTAATGACTTACTTAACTTTTTAACCATGTCCTTTAGTGGTGGCACTGATGTCGACGAGCCTCTTAATAAAGCTCTGCAAAAATGTGATTCGGAAGAGTGGTATAAAGCCGATATCTTGCTAGTTAGTGATGGCGAATTTCCAGTGTCTTCGGGATTAAGTAGAAAAATTAGCAACCGAAGGAAAAATCATGGGTTACAGGTTCACGGTATTCAAATAGGTAACTCTCACTACGCATCAATGAACAAAATTTGTGAACCCATTCATTACTTTTCAGAGTGGACTGACTTAAGACGTTAG